The genomic DNA GAATTGGTATCAAGTTTTAGGGGGAAAATTCCCCAAATTGAGAGAGCCTATTTCTATCTCCCAGGGAGGTATCCTTCAAAAACGACTCCTTTTCAAGATGTTTTTAGAGTGATCTTTGGCAGAAAAAACAGTAGATACATCCATTCCCTCTGCTTAATTATAGAGCAGTAAGGAACATCctatcctctttctctctttacttAATGGGTGAACTCACTGATGTGTTCCTGAGCATTCATTTGTGCTAATGGGGAATTCTCTTTGGAAATTTAAACTCTCCATTCCGTTTCTTACTGGATGTTCCTAACTGTTGATGTAAGAGAATTTGGAGGTCAAgtcttttgagggttttttttttgtttcttttgtttttgttttttgctttgttttgtttttgattttgagcTCCAAGAGGGGTTATCTAAGATGCCTTAATGGACCTTTGCAGTCTCCTCAAACTCAGTCAAAAGTTGAATCAGTTTCTTCATAGTGTAAACTTAACAAAGAACTCCTAAGATTCTGCATTGGGCATAAATTAACAAGTGAATTCAATCcagagatgctttctctctggggaAAGCAGTATTGACTCAATGGATCAAATtgttattgtaaaaaataaaatctgtgttcGTGTAAGTGCAGAGAACAGGCTGGTATTTAAGTGACTGACCATGCACAGAAGGAAAGGAGCATGGAGTTTGGGGTGACAAAGTCTGTAAGCATGTCCTAAATCTGCCATTAACCACATGTGGACCTTTGTTAAGTGACTTGACTATTCTagtttatatttcattcttttatttttcttttaactattacctttttttttttttttttagattttatttatttatttgacaaagacaaagagagcacaagcaggggacggagaagcaggctccccgctgagcagggagcccaacgcggggccccatcccaggaccctgggatcatcacctgagccaaaggcagacacttaactgactgagccacccagccaggagccccttttaactgttacttttaaagtaattttatttttctagaaaagttacaagaatagaacaaataattccTACTTATCCATCATCCAGATTTCccaaatatgaacattttatcttatttagtttatcctattatatatattactttatatattatatatataatatatatattttatatataatctttGGTGGATCGTTTGAGAGGAAGTTGTAGACCATGATGATCTTTACCTATAAATACTTCAGTGTATGTTTCCTAATAATGATATCCATTTACATATCTGCAGCATAAGtttcaaaatcagaaattaacattgatataaTACCATTATCTAATAAACAGGGCTTACTCCGACTGTTAATTGTCCCTATAATGTCCTTTTAGAAACTTTCTTACTTTATTTTGGTAAAAACACTTGACCATGAGATCTGTTCTCTTAACCAATCTTTTTTAAGTAAACCCTACCACCAACGTGGGCTGGAACTCAccactccgagatcaagagtcacacactctactgactgaaccagccagatgcccctatctTAACCAGTTTTTAAGTGTACCATACATTACTGTTGACTGTAGGTACAATGTTTTACAGCAGATCTTCAGAGTTTATTCGTCTTGTTTGACTGAAACTTTATGCCCCATTTCCcgttccccccaacccctggtaaccaccattccactctgactctatgaatttgactatagCAGGCACCTCAaaaagtggaatcatgcagtatttgtctttttgtgactaccttattttatttagcataatgttatcaaagttcatccatgtttttaCATATTGTAAGatgtccttctttttaaaggctgaatagtattccagtaTATGCccatatcacattttctttatctattgatctgtcagtggacacttaggtatTTCTCACGTATTAGCTCTCGTGAGTAGTTTTGCAGTGATGATCAAAAGAGTGCTAATGTCTCTTCTGGGTccatatttcagttattttagacAAATACCCAGAATGGGGTTGTGGGATTATAtactagttctatttttaattttttgaggaagctccattcTGTTTTCTAGCTCATGCACCATTTGGCATTCCAGCCAACAGTGTGCAAGAGTTGCAATTTATCCACATCCTTACCAGTacttgtcttttatatttttgatagtagccatctcGACAGGTGTGAATGAaaatatctcattgcagttttaatttgcatttccctcatcattagtgatgttgagcatctttcatataCCTGGTGactatttgtatgttttcatcaGAGAAATACCTATTCAAGTCcttagcccatttttaaatctggtggtgagttcttttttttaattgagttgtaggaattccttatatattttggagattaatcctttgtcagatacatggtttgcaaatattttctcccattgtgttAAGTTGCGTTTTCAACCTACCAAGAGATTGTttccactcatttttttctttcttctatgcaGAAGacttttactttgatgtagtcccacttgcttatttttctttttgttgcctatGGTTTTGGTGTCATGTTCataaaatcattgctaagaccaatgtcatgaagcttttgcaCTATGTTTTTATCTAAGCTTTTACAGtctcaggtcttacatttaagtctttaattcattttgagttgatttgtgTTATGTAAGATAAGaatccaattttattcttttgcatgtgaatatccagttttcccagcactatttattgaagatactatcctttctccactactactcttggcacccttgtcaaagatcagtaccatatatgcatggatttatttctgggctcagtattctgttccattggttatacgtctgtctttatgccagtaccatattgtttcaGTTACGGTGGCTTTGTGATATGTTTTGagatcaggaagtgtgatgccttcagctttgttcttctcaagATTGATTTGACTATaagtggtcttttgtggttcaatatgaatcttaaaataatttttctatttctgtaaaacatACCATTGggattttcatagggattgcattgatcttttttttttttttaaagattttatttatttatttgacagagagagagacagccagtgagagagggaacacaagcagggggagtgggagaggaagaagcaggctcacagcagaggagcctgatgtggggctcgatcccataatgccgggttcacgccctgagccaaaggcagatgcttaacgactgcgccacccaggcgcccctgcattaaTCTTTAGATTgatctggatagcatggacattttaacagtgttaaatctgccaatccatgaacatgggacgtctttctctttgtgtcttttttaatgtctttcatccgtgttttataattttctgtataCAAGTCTTCCTTCCACttcttagttaagtttattcctaggtatttaactCTCTTTGGTGCTATTACAAATGGGATTGTTctcctaatttccttttcagatagcccattgttagtgtgtagaaacatAACTATTGTGTGTTAATTTCGTATTCTGCAACTATACTGAATTTATCCATTAATTCtaacagtgtgtgtgtttttgttgttgtatttaCAGTCTTgaggtcttttattttctttacatttatcatGCCATGAATTCATAGAGAATGGGTTCCGGCAGTTCGGGGTCCTTTCCGTTGGTTCTCACAAAATGTGCTTCTCTGGATGGGGCAGGCTGGCACTTCAGTTGAACCCAGGTacctttctctttggcttcctttttctgatcattttccttCACAAGCTTCAGGAAGCTATCTCGGCTCTTTGAGTGTTTAATATGCTCAGTGCATATGTTAATTCTCTTGGCGAGAATCTTGCCCTTAACTTGTTTGTTTACAACAATGCCAGCAGCATGCTGGGTAACATTGTAGACTCTTCCAGTTTTGCCATGGTAACATTTGTGGGGCATTCCTTTTTGAACAGTGCCCATTCCCTTGATGTCCACAATATCACCTTTCTTGTAGATTTGCATGTATGTGGCCAAAGGAACAACCCCATGTTTTCGAAAAGGCCTAAAGAACATATAGCAGGTAcgtctcctctttccctttgtgtTGGTCATTTTGGCAAATTACTGGAAAATGGTGGTTCTGGCCAAAAGGCTCTAACagtattttaatgaagtctttagggttttctctgtataagatcatgttgtctgcaaacatggacaattcttctttttcttattttctggatGCCTTATTACTTACTTTTTGGATGCCtcgtatttctttttcttgcgtaattgctctggctagaatttctagtactatgttgaatggaaTTGGTCagaatgggcatccttgccttgttcttacTCTTAGAGGAAAAGGTTTCAGTTCTTCACTGTGGAGTATGATATTACCTGTGGGCTTTCCATATATGGCCTTTTTTATATTGAGGtgctttccttctattcctagtttgctgggagcttttatcatgaaaaggtgttgaattttgtgagatgctttttctgcgtcttttgagatgatcatatgatttttatccttcattttactAATGgtatgtatcacattgatttgtgggtgttgagccatccttgcattcGAGGAATGAATTccatttggtcatgatgtatagtccttttaatgtattgttggattcagtttgtagattttgttgaaaatttatgCATCTATATTCATTGGGGATATTGGCCTTTTTTTTGTGAtgtatttgtctggttttgatattggggaaatgctgacctcataaaatgagtttagaaataTTTCCTACTCTTCAgcttttggaatagtttgagaaggatttacattaattgtattttaaatgttcgataggattcacctgtgaagccatctggtcctcgGCTTTATTTTGTTGGGAGACTTTTCATTCAATCTCCATAATGATTATTGGTCTGTTCGgactttctgttttttcattatttagtCTTGGCAGGTTGTATGGGTCTAAGAATTTACCCACCTCTAGGTTGTCCAGTTGGTGGCATTAATTGTTCGCAGTCAGCTCTGATGATCCTCTTTGTCTCTGTGGTACCAGTTGTCACAAGtcgtctttcatttctgattttatttgaatcttctctccttttttactCATTAGTGTAGCTAGTGTTCAtcagtatttatcttttcaaaaccaATTCTTAGTTCTGTTGTTTTCCtagttctctatttcatttatttctgctctttttttttttttattactgttttcttccttctgctaactttgggcttattttgtctttcttttttctgattccttggggtgtaaagttaaattgtttattttaagtctgtcttcttttttaatgtaagcatttgTTGCCATGAACTTCTACTCAGTACCACTTTTGCCACATCCTGTAAGTTTGGGtatcttgtgtttttgtttttgtttctcaagttttttttctaatttctgttttgatattttctttaacTCAATGGTTTTTCagtagtgtgttgtttaatttctacatgtttgtgaattttccagttttccttctgcatTAGATTTCTAATTCCATTTCATGGTAGTGAGAAAGTACTTGGTATGaattcaatcttcttaaatttgttaggACTGGTTTTGTGACTTAagatatgatctatcctggagaaaaATCCATGTGTACTTCAGAAGAATGTATTCTGATGCTGTTGAGTGAAGTATTTTTTATATGACTTCTAAGTGTACTATAGTGTTATTCAAGacctttgtttccttattgatatACTTTGATTGATATACTTTCTGGATGTTCTGTCCATTATTGAAAGGGAGGTATTGAAGTCCCAagctattattgtattgctatctatttctttcttcagttctgcCAATGTTTCCTTTATGTATTTAGATACTTTGATCTTGGGtgcatatataattattatatcatcCTTgtggattgatccttttatcattatagaatgtccttctctgtcttgtgagattttttacttaaagtttctctctctctctctaatattatattaaatataatacttattctgatataagtattgccaTCCTTGCTgtcttttggttaccatttgcatggagtatcttttttcctcccttcactTGCAGCCTATGTGTGCCTTCACATCTAAAGCCAGTTTCTTGTGGACAGCATATAGTTGCGGggttttttgtgctttttgtttgtttggagaaagagagtgggggaggggcaggggagagagaatcctagacaggctccacgctcagcatggagtccaacacagggcttgatctcatgacccttagatgcatgacctgagctgaaatcaaaagttggatgcttaaccaaccaagccacccaggcgtcccagttgggtgttgttttttatccattgaatctgtctgtatttttttggggggggtggagtTTAAACCATCTACATTGAAATTAATTGTTGGAGCTGGGCAAAGTCGCTAGGGGGAGGTCTGTGCAAGTGTGGAGCGAGCTTGGGCTGGCGGGTCCGCTTCGCTTGGGGGCTGTAGGGTTG from Ursus arctos isolate Adak ecotype North America unplaced genomic scaffold, UrsArc2.0 scaffold_31, whole genome shotgun sequence includes the following:
- the LOC113248138 gene encoding 60S ribosomal protein L21-like, translating into MTNTKGKRRRTCYMFFRPFRKHGVVPLATYMQIYKKGDIVDIKGMGTVQKGMPHKCYHGKTGRVYNVTQHAAGIVVNKQVKGKILAKRINICTEHIKHSKSRDSFLKLVKENDQKKEAKEKGTWVQLKCQPAPSREAHFVRTNGKDPELPEPILYEFMA